GTTTTTATTCAACAACTTTTGATATAGATGGGGAAATTTTTGCCTGTAAATCCACAACTTGAGTCACAAAAACAGCGCTCGAGTCCAAATTGCTAGAATTAGAGCAACAAAAATTACAGGTTCCGCCAATTTATTCAAGTAAAAAAATTAGCGGAAAACGTGCTTATGAATATGCGCGAAATGGTAAAGATATAGAATTAGCGCCTATTAAAATAAAAATATCTAAAACCATTTTATTAGATTTTAATGAAAAAAAACAAATCGCAACAATACTCTGAGAAGTTTCAAAAGGTTGTTACATTCGTTCATTGGCTAATGATTTAGGCAAAATGCTAAAAACCGGTGGATATTTATCCGAATTAGAGCGTGTTAAAATCGGTAATTTTGATTTTTCATTTGTTAATTTGCCTTTAAAAATACAGAATTTCCTTGATTTACCGCAAATTTTACTCAATTCAGATCAACTTATTGAACTTTTTCAAGGTAAAAAAATTAATTATTTTACCAAAGACGGCGAATTTATTCAGCTTGTTTTTGATGAACATTTAGTTGGTTTTGGCAAAATAATTAACAATGAACTAATACCAACAAAAATTTTTGGTAATAAAGTTAAAAACTTAATAAAAATTTAGGCTTATAATGAATAAATTTAAAATTTTTGCAACAGATATTGATGATACAATTCTGCCCCATGGTGGTCAAGAAATTCCCGAAAAAATAAACCTGCTTTTTTCAAAATTAAAAGAGAAAAATATTATTACAACTTTTGTAACCGGGCGTGATTTTGTCACAATTGGGCAATTAATTAATGCAAAAAATGTTGATTACTTCATTGGAGCCAACGGTGCTTTCATTTTTGATTTCAAAAAAAAGCAAATGATTTATGAAAATCCTATTAAAATCAGTGATTTTTTAAAAATTGTTGAGTTTTTTGATCAGCACAAAATTCGCTACATAATTATGGACTCTGAGTGAATTTATACCTCAAACTACTTTCCGCAACATTCTTCAAAGTTTTTAAGTCCGTATTTTGATAGAATCAAGCCATTAAAAATGTGTAATTTTAAGAATAATTTCCACATTTTTACAGTTGTCGATGACCAGGATACAACTTCTGAAATACAGTTAAAATTTGAAGAATTTGCCGAAAAAAATAATCTAAATGTTAGCGTTAGCTCAAGGTGATCATGAGGATTTTTCATTGGCGCAAAAAATGTTGACAAAATGCAGACTTTGGAAATTCTTGCAAAAATGAATAATGTTGAAATTCACGAAATTATTGCCTTTGGTGATTCACGAAATGACACAAAAATGCTAAAAAATGTCGGCTTTGGTGTTGCAATGGAAAACTCAACAGTTCCAGAGGTAAAAGAAGCTGCAAAAGATATTGCCCCGCCTGTCGATTCTTTTGGCGTTTATCTTAAAGCAATAGAATTAAACATAATTGATTAAAATGACAAAAGTCTTTTATTATCCAAGCTCAAAATTTGATTTTGCTGATCCTATTTTTGTTCTAGGTGGATTTGAATCATTTCATTTAGGTCATCTTGAACTTCTTAAAAATGCAACAATTTTAGGGCAAAATGTTATCTTAATGCTGATTAGAGATCCATCAAAACTACCAAAAAATACAGGCAAAAATTTTACTGATCTTAATGCTCGTATTCAAATGATGGCTAATTCTGGAGTTGAAAATATTTTAATTTTTGACTTTGATTCCAAAATGCAAGAACTTGATGGACAAGAATTTATTGAAATTTTTTTAAATTATGGTGCTAAATTTTTTGTTGTTGGAAAAAATTTTAGTTTTGGTAAAAACGCTAGTTGAAATTCGAAGAAATTGCAAAATTTCTTCCCCAAAACTAAAATTATTGATCATTTAGCCGAAAACAATAAAAAAATTTCAACAAAAAATTTAAAACTTTTCCTTGAATTTGGTGACTTTGAAAATTTAAATAAGTTTTTGGCTTCTAATTTTTTAGTTAGCACGTCCATTAATCCAGAAGGAAATTTTACTTGAGACTCAGGATTAATATGCCCTGCTTCTGGTATTTATATTGGCTATTTTGTTAATATAAAAGAAAATATAAAATTTCCGGTCATTATTCATATAGAATTTGATAGCACAACCGGAAATGTTCATTTTTTTGAACAGCCAAATACAAATTCAGGTTTTCTTGAAATTATCAAGCAAATTCGCCTTATTTATTCACAAAAAAACAATGTCTTGAAAGACCAAGACATTGAAAATGCAAAACACTTATTTAAAGAGCAGCATACAAAAATTAGTCAAATTTAGTTTTTCTATGTCAAACACGCATAAATTCGGTATATAAATCTGAGCGGTTAACATTTAGTTCTCTTTGAAGTTTTGTAGTTAATAAATCTGCCACAAAAAGTTGGGATATTTTTGCACCAATTGAAAAAAGACTATTATTTTGCTCTAAATTATCAACATAAACAACTTCTGAATATTGAGTTGGCTCGAGTGAAATATTAGAAGTAATAAAAACAGTATAAATTTGTTGTTGTTTTAATAGTTTAGCAATTGCAAGTGCACTTTTTGAAGTCATAGAAGTTGAAAAAATAAATAAACAAGTATTCATAGGCGAATCAACTCAGGCAGCAATATCAGTGATTGAATTTGCTCTAAAAGCATTTAAGTGTAAATTTCTTAAATTATTTGTAAATTCGGTTGCAGCAATAACAGATGCGCCAGCACCAAAGATAATAATTTTATCCATTTTTAACATCAAATTAGCAATGCGATTAATTTGATTAACATCTAAAATTGCCAAAGTTTTTTCAATACTGTGAGCATAAAGAAGATTTATGTTCTCAATTTCATCATTTTCATTATATAAATTGTTTTCTTTATCGATTTTTAGTCATTCAATTACGAATTTTTTTAGTTCTTTAAAGTTATTAAAGCCAAGTTTTTTAGTTAATTGAGTAATTGTTCCGACACTAATAAATAAAATTGCGGCAAGTTCGTTAATTGTCAGTTCCACAAACTTTTGTGGTTTTGTTTCTATGAAGCGAATTATTAGTTTTTCAATATGTGTTAATTTAAAATTTTTCGAAATAGTTAGTACACTCATAATAATTTAATTATACTAAAAAAATAAAAAAAATTATATAAATTTTATAAATTTTTATACTATTAAAAAAATTTATAAAATCAAGGGCTAAAACTCCGAAAAAATTATTTTCAACCACAATTATAAAGTAAATTTAGTACATTTATTTATATTTCATTAAACTTTGTCTCACATTTTATGATTCAACCTTAATTTTTATAAATTTAATATCAGCAAACCATTTTTCACCAAAATTTTCTAAGCTAAATTCACTTTTTATATGATCTTCAACCTAAATTCGCAAAACTTTTACTCTTTTGGTGTTCCTTTTCCTTTCCTTTTATAGGCAATTGATTTTATTCCTAAAAATTTGTAGTGTTTGTGAAATACATAAGTGGATACAAAATTTCCCTCATTTTTGTAAATATTATATAGGGCGTCTCGCCCTATTGCTTTTCGATTTAAAATGAAAGTTTTACGAATTCACTCAAGTAACTTTTCATCATAAATCATTTCCTTTGGTGGTTTTTTCACCCTTATTTTTTCATAAATCGAAGTACGATTAACATTTAAAATACTAGAAATTCTAGTGCTATTTTCGATTTTATTTTTATATTTTTCTTGTTCTTGTTTTCGTTTTTTAAGCTCCTCAACAACAATTGCGTGCTTAATCCCTGATCTTCTAAGAATATTTTCCACTATTTCTTGATAAATTACACGATCATTTTCAGAAAGATCGTTAATTGTATATTTCTTTTTTGGTTTGCGTGGAGATTTGTTTTTCCCACCAACACTTATTGGACTTTTCATACCATTATTATAATATTTTTTTTGCCAATTTGCTATCAAATTATTACTATATATATGCAAATTTCATTCTTTATGCACATTTTTACTTTTTGATTTATTTTATAAACTTCTCTAAATTCTTCTGCAAAATGCAAAATTGCGTTTTTTAGACCTTTAGATTCGGCAATTTTGATGTATTTAATTTTGCTTCCAACTGTGAATTTGTATTGTTTCATTTTGACACACCTTTTTTCGAATGTGCCTGAAATTAGTGTACTAACTTAATGAACAATTTCATAATTTGGAGGACTTAACTAAATAATGAAAACATTTAAAATAAACGAGCGATTATATCTTAAACCTACAGACTCATATAAAGTTGCTTATGAACAATCGTATGCATTCGAAAAAAAAGTTATTGTATTAAAACCTTACAACCTTACTTATCAACAATTACAAAGTACACCTATTAGAATAGTATTTTGTAGCATTTATTTTGATGGACTTATTGCCGAAGTTAGAATTACCCGCCAAACCCAAATTATCGAACTTTTTAAAATACTTCAACGCTTAAATTTTTCTGGAAATTTAATTACTAATATTTTAAACGCAATACTAAAGAATTGAGAAGATCAATTTAAAAATAAAGACGTAGAACTTGTAACTTTCGCAAATACACAAGGTGAATTTTACAAATCAGTATTTAATGACAAACACGAACCTTTTCCAAAAGGTCGTATTGATTTCTAATTCTAACGACCTAGTTATTGCATTCGCTTTTAAAACCCTGACTGTAATAAACAATAAGTAGGCAAAAAGCTATTTAATAAACACTGCATGTAAAGAGGCATATAAGTAGAGCCAAACTTACAAAATAGAAATAAACAACATCCACCTATTAAATAACAAAATATTGTATTTTAATAGTGCTAATTTTGACCTGAGTGCTATTAAAACATTTTTTGACTATTTATTTCATTTAAGAGTTACACAAAAATAAATATATTTTTTCATAATTTAAGGAATTTTAATGGTTTTTCGTGAGTGTTTATAATTTTGTGTTTTAAATTTTTATGAATTTTTCATATAGAAATCTAATTTAATTTTATATTATTTAACAGATTAGGGAAAATAATTTCAAATTGTTTTTTTAACTATGTGGCAATTTCTTACCTGCATTTGCATTTTTTAGATGCGTTTTGGAACGTTAAATAAGTTATTTTTGAAAGGTAATTCACACTTTGAATTCCGCTTTTATTTTTCACTGATTCAATTAAATTTGTCTATAAATTTCTTGACTCAATTCATATGGATATTCAAAAATGTTGTTAATTCAACGAAATTTGCATACTAAGACTTGATAATTGAAGGATATTTTTGCCCTCATTTTTTCGCAAATTCACCAAGATTTTGCATTGCAAATTCTTGATTATTCGCTTGATAAATCTTTTTCATATCAGAGGTAAAGTTCTTTTTTGCACTTGTTAGAAACTTTTAAAAGTGAGTTTCTAATTTGGGGAACAACACATTTTTAAACATCTATTTTCGGGAAAAGTGCTTCAATTGCTTGACTAATTTCGCTTAGATTATCACAAGAAATTATTGGAACATCCTGCAGTCCGCGAGTTTTTAGTTCGCTAAAAACATCAACTCAATTAATTGCTGATTCGGTATTTTTAATCCAAAATCCCAGTATTTTTTTAATGTCCTGGCTATCAATTGCAAAAATAACATAAAGTGATTTTTTGACAAAAACACTGTTTTCTTCAACATTAAAAAACATCTCATCAATGTGCAAAATTGGATAGGAATTGTCAATTTTTTGCGATTTTCACTTTTCAATTTCAGGTAATAATTTGTCAGCAACTGAAGAAATTCAGTCGTTATTTTTTTCGTTTTTATAGATATTTTTTATTGTATTAACAATATTTTCATATGACATTCCTGATGCAAAAAGCGAAAAGACTTGCTCTTCGATATTGCCTAAACTTTTTTCGTATTTACCGATTAATTTGTTCTTAAAAGTGCGATTTCGATCTCTTGGTATTTTTAGGCGTATATTATTACTATTATAATTCACAGTTTTGCTCGAAAACCCATTTCTCTTGTTTGGTCTATGCACACCTTTTTTACTTCGGTCTCTTTTTTCATATCCTAAATATTGGCTTAATTCCGTATTTAAGAGCACCTCAACAAAAGTTTTAAATATATGCGAAATTTCGTTGTGAAAGTCTTCTTTTTTTATTTTTTTATAATCAGCGTATTTGCTAGCAATTTTTTTAGTTTCTAACTCAACTGCGGATAAATTTTTTTGCTCTTTTTTCATATTTTGGTCCTTTATGATAAATTTTATCAAAATAGATTTACCTTAAAGCACAAAATATTTAATATTTCCCAAATTGATGGGCAAAAATCTTCTTTTTTGCTTGATAAGGTAAAAAAATTTTTATTTTTGTGTTTTGTCATTCTTAAAATTTTAAACAAAAATCAAATTTTTCAATTAAATTTTTGTCTAAATTATGCAAAACTAGCAAGAGGGTTACATCTTGCTCAAGTAGTCAATTTATAAGATTATTAATATTTGATTTGTCAAGATTTGAAAATCCTTCATCGATAATTAATATTTTTTTTGTTTCAAAAACATGACTTGCAAAATTAATTAACTGTTTTTGCCCAACTGATAGATCTGTTTTTTCTTGGTAATTAATTAAATTTTTGTCTTTTAGGTCGTTTAAATTGACTAAATTAATTAATTCATTAATTTTTCCATAATCAGTTTTTGAATAAAAACTGATATTTTCAGCTAAATTTCCTTCAATTAACGCTGGATTATTATCAATAAAACTTATATTTTGAATAATATTTTTATCAGAAATTGTTTTTAAATTGGTGGAATTGAAAAAAATCTCACCTTTATAATCACGCTCAATACCCATTAAAATCTTTAAAAACGTCGATTTTCCAGAGCCATTATCCCCTTGAAGCAAATATTTTTTGCCCCCTATAATTTCAAAATTAATATTTTCTAGCACTTTTTTATTTTCATAACCATAATTCAAGTTTTTGACGCTAATTTTATGAATTTTTTCTGTAAAATCGCCAAAATTCAAGTTTGATTTAGGCTTATTTTCATTTAATTTAGAATCTTTAAATTGCTTTTTTAGTGATAAATATTGAACAACCAGAACAATAAAAGTGTTAAAATCACTGATAAATAACTGATTGGCACTATTGATAGTTACCAAAGCAATAATTGTTGATGCTGGATTTTCATAATAAATTCCTAAAAAAATGATTGCTAAATCCGT
Above is a window of Mesomycoplasma ovipneumoniae DNA encoding:
- a CDS encoding YcsE-related riboflavin metabolism phosphatase, which produces MNKFKIFATDIDDTILPHGGQEIPEKINLLFSKLKEKNIITTFVTGRDFVTIGQLINAKNVDYFIGANGAFIFDFKKKQMIYENPIKISDFLKIVEFFDQHKIRYIIMDSEWIYTSNYFPQHSSKFLSPYFDRIKPLKMCNFKNNFHIFTVVDDQDTTSEIQLKFEEFAEKNNLNVSVSSRWSWGFFIGAKNVDKMQTLEILAKMNNVEIHEIIAFGDSRNDTKMLKNVGFGVAMENSTVPEVKEAAKDIAPPVDSFGVYLKAIELNIID
- a CDS encoding ABC transporter ATP-binding protein, which produces MKKIVKLHIFNIFYSLFIFCLTGLSVVTKRFLYQALLDNNQVQMWIWLGLDMFAIIISSLLSVIYNSLFTRIFGQLSAVKLIKEKLSIFNNLSYKEYVKNTPGNYFSLFFNEAFTKGETLFMFFFYIISLIFPIIAILATIFYINPIIGAIVFGLTLLWISFPVFFRKFFSEKIRQQLDSLENLNSEFSEKLNKFEAFLFFGKIHLLKKILKPTSKNASFMQRKYTLWDQFNANINLTIRKLFLILTDLAIIFLGIYYENPASTIIALVTINSANQLFISDFNTFIVLVVQYLSLKKQFKDSKLNENKPKSNLNFGDFTEKIHKISVKNLNYGYENKKVLENINFEIIGGKKYLLQGDNGSGKSTFLKILMGIERDYKGEIFFNSTNLKTISDKNIIQNISFIDNNPALIEGNLAENISFYSKTDYGKINELINLVNLNDLKDKNLINYQEKTDLSVGQKQLINFASHVFETKKILIIDEGFSNLDKSNINNLINWLLEQDVTLLLVLHNLDKNLIEKFDFCLKF
- a CDS encoding FAD synthase — translated: MTKVFYYPSSKFDFADPIFVLGGFESFHLGHLELLKNATILGQNVILMLIRDPSKLPKNTGKNFTDLNARIQMMANSGVENILIFDFDSKMQELDGQEFIEIFLNYGAKFFVVGKNFSFGKNASWNSKKLQNFFPKTKIIDHLAENNKKISTKNLKLFLEFGDFENLNKFLASNFLVSTSINPEGNFTWDSGLICPASGIYIGYFVNIKENIKFPVIIHIEFDSTTGNVHFFEQPNTNSGFLEIIKQIRLIYSQKNNVLKDQDIENAKHLFKEQHTKISQI
- a CDS encoding MurR/RpiR family transcriptional regulator, producing MSVLTISKNFKLTHIEKLIIRFIETKPQKFVELTINELAAILFISVGTITQLTKKLGFNNFKELKKFVIEWLKIDKENNLYNENDEIENINLLYAHSIEKTLAILDVNQINRIANLMLKMDKIIIFGAGASVIAATEFTNNLRNLHLNAFRANSITDIAAWVDSPMNTCLFIFSTSMTSKSALAIAKLLKQQQIYTVFITSNISLEPTQYSEVVYVDNLEQNNSLFSIGAKISQLFVADLLTTKLQRELNVNRSDLYTEFMRVWHRKTKFD
- the truB gene encoding tRNA pseudouridine(55) synthase TruB, with protein sequence MVTFLYKPKNISSATFLRKWAKINSIKKAGHSGTLDPFASGLLLVATDDDTKLLPYLDQENKTYIAQVNFGFYSTTFDIDGEIFACKSTTWVTKTALESKLLELEQQKLQVPPIYSSKKISGKRAYEYARNGKDIELAPIKIKISKTILLDFNEKKQIATILWEVSKGCYIRSLANDLGKMLKTGGYLSELERVKIGNFDFSFVNLPLKIQNFLDLPQILLNSDQLIELFQGKKINYFTKDGEFIQLVFDEHLVGFGKIINNELIPTKIFGNKVKNLIKI